The genomic interval CCGATGCGGCTGTCCTTGGGCGGCGTGGCCTGCCACACCCGGCCCCAGCGCCGCACGACGTCGGTCAGACGGCGCAGCTCGTGGAACGGCGCGAACTGGGTCGGGATCTGCTTGTGCGTGTTGGGCTTGTTGGCCAGGAAATGGAAAGGCAGGGCATCGGTCGAGAAGCCGACGTAGCCCTCCTGCATGCCCTTTTCGACCAGCGCCTCCATGCGCTCGAGTTCGGCCTGCGTAGGTTGGCGCGAGACCGAATCCTGCAGGCCCATGACCTCGATGCGCAGCATCGAGTGCGGGATCATCGCCACGACGTTCGGGCCCAGGTTGAGTCGCTCGAAGTGCTCGAGGTAGTCGCCGGAGTCGCTCCAGTCCACGGCATCGCCGACCTTGCGCAGCACGTGCTTGGGCACGTTCTCCACGCGCGCGAAGCAGTCCACGATCGGGTCGGTGCCGTTGCGACGCTGGTTGCCGAACGCAATGCCGAGTGAGCAGTTACTCATGACCACTGTCGTGGTGCCATGGCGCACGACCTCGGGCAGTTCCGGCGCGAGCTCCACTTCGAGGTCAAGGTGGGTGTGCACGTCCAGCATGCCGGGGATCACCCAGCGCCCGCTGCAGTCGATCACCTTGTCGGATTTGTCTGACAGCGCGGGTCCAATGGCGGCTATCCGCCCGTTGCGGACCAGGACATCGCAGACCCGGCCCGGCGCCCCGGTGCCATCGAAAACCAGCCCGTTTTTCAACAGGATGGAAGGCTGAAAGCCGCCGCTCATGTTGCAGTCCCCCGCATCGTTTATAGGCGCGATTAAACGCCGATACCGCAGGGGTGTCTATCGTAAAAATTCAGCAAATGCGACCATGATTTTACGGTCGCGGCCCGCAATTGCTGGTGGCGGCCCGACGCCAGGCTCGATGGTACAAGAATCCCAAAGGACGGCCGGGACCATGCGCTTTTTCATCGTCGACGACAGCAAAAGCGCCATTTCGCTGATCCGCGATCCGTTGCAGGAACTGGGCCACGCGGTCGATGCCGAGACCGACAGCACCCGCGCGCTGGAGCGCATCCGCGCCTTTAGACCGGACTGCGCCATCCTCGACATCATGATGCCGGGCCTGGACGGTCTGGCGCTGTGCAAGCAGATCCGCGACGACCCCGAACTGCGCAACCTGCGCATCGTCATGGTCACGGCCAAGGCTTACGAGCACGACCGCAAGCGCGCCCTGGAGCTGGGTGCGAACGGCGTGATCAACAAGCTGGTCGAAAAGGAGCACCTGATCGACCGCATCCTCGAGATCGCGGAGAGCCGTTTCGCGCTCAAGTTCTGGGGCGTGCGCGGTACCCTGCCGGTGCCCGGCCCGGGCAGCCTGCGCTACGGCGGCAACACCAACTGCGTGACGCTCGAACTGCCGAACCGGACGCTGTTCATCTTCGACGCCGGCACCGGCATCAAGGCGCTGTCGGACGCATTGCTGGCGGAGAGGCGCACGCCGGTGGTGGGGCGCATCTTCATCTCGCATCCGCACTGGGACCACATCAACGCGCTGCCGTTTTTCGTGCCGCTGTACCAGAAGGGCAACCGCTTCGAGATCCTCGGCTGTTCGCATGCCGGGCTCAGCATGGAGCGCATGCTGGCGGCGCAGATGGACGGGGTGTATTTCCCGGTGACGATGCAGGAGTTCGCGGCCGACGTGCGCTATCGCGACCTGGCCGAAGGCCGCCACGAGGTGGACGGCATCGCAGTGGACACGCTGCTGCTCAAGCACCCGGGACATTGCCTGGGTTACCGCATCGACTGTAATGGGCATGGCGTCTGCTACGTGTCGGACAACGAGCTGTATCCGCGTGACTCGGAGTTCTACGATGCGGAGTTCCACGGGCGGCTGGTGGCCTTCGTGCGCGGCGCGAAGTTCATGATCGCCGATGCCACTTACCGCGACGAAGAATACCCGCCCAAGATGCATTGGGGGCATTCGCCGGTGAGCGAGGTGGCGGCGCTGGCGCACGAGGCGGGCGTGGAAACCCTGTGCCTGTACCACCACGACCCCGACCAGCGCGACGAGCACATCGACGCCAAGCTCGCAGCCGCGCGCCGCAAGCTGCAGTCGCTCGGCTCGCGGACGCAGGTGATCGCCCCGGCCGAAGGTGACAGTTTCCGCTTCTGAACAGCTTGGGGAACCTCTGATCAATTTCTTCGTCATTCCGGCGCAAGCCGGAATCCAGTGACTTTCAAGGCTCTGGACCCCGGCCCCGGATCGAGTCCGGGGCAGGCTTTTCGCCGGGGTGAAGAATGAATCAGAGCTTCCTTAGTAGTTGACGGTTACCGTAATGCTGTCGGCATAGGTGCCGGCCGCCGCGTTCTGCTGCGCCGGGATGCGCCCGTAGACGGTGTGCAGGTTGGAGGTTGGCACCAGCAGCTGCACCAGGATGCTGCCGGTCACCCGCGAGCTGCCGCCGGTATTGTCGCCCCAGATCGTGGTGCGGGTGATGTCGGTGTACAGGTTGTAGTTGAGGGTGTTGCTGCCGCAGGCCATGCGCCGCGGCGTGTACGTGCCGGCGCCGCCGCGCGACAGCAGTATCTCGTAGCTGACCAGCACGTTCAGCAGGCCGCTGCAGGTGACGGTGACGGTG from Nevskiales bacterium carries:
- a CDS encoding spore coat U domain-containing protein codes for the protein MPVPALNARALAGWALAAALLCAPAAAGAACSVSATAVSFGSYNPLSPLNTDATGTVTVTCSGLLNVLVSYEILLSRGGAGTYTPRRMACGSNTLNYNLYTDITRTTIWGDNTGGSSRVTGSILVQLLVPTSNLHTVYGRIPAQQNAAAGTYADSITVTVNY
- a CDS encoding response regulator, with amino-acid sequence MRFFIVDDSKSAISLIRDPLQELGHAVDAETDSTRALERIRAFRPDCAILDIMMPGLDGLALCKQIRDDPELRNLRIVMVTAKAYEHDRKRALELGANGVINKLVEKEHLIDRILEIAESRFALKFWGVRGTLPVPGPGSLRYGGNTNCVTLELPNRTLFIFDAGTGIKALSDALLAERRTPVVGRIFISHPHWDHINALPFFVPLYQKGNRFEILGCSHAGLSMERMLAAQMDGVYFPVTMQEFAADVRYRDLAEGRHEVDGIAVDTLLLKHPGHCLGYRIDCNGHGVCYVSDNELYPRDSEFYDAEFHGRLVAFVRGAKFMIADATYRDEEYPPKMHWGHSPVSEVAALAHEAGVETLCLYHHDPDQRDEHIDAKLAAARRKLQSLGSRTQVIAPAEGDSFRF